DNA from Candidatus Desulfofervidus auxilii:
TTCGAAATTATAGTTGGTAAAGATTCCGTGAATAACTTTAAGCCAAGTGAAGAGGGAATTATTAAGATATTGAATCACTTTGGCATAAACAATAGCAAGAAGAGGGAAGTTATATATGTAGGAGACGACAAAAAAGATGAAGCAATCGCAAGAAAAGTAAATGTAAAGTTTTTGAACATTAAATTATAGGGACAAAAAGTGTGAAGGACTGATCAGAAAGAAGTGTTAGACAATATAGCAAGGGGCTGCGATTCATCTGCCCAGAAAGATTTGATTATTGGTTATAAAAATAGGAGATATTGTGATAGAGTTGGAATATGGCAAGAAAAAGGAGCAATAATTGGAGCTTGCGCAGTAGTGACAAAGGATGTACTCCAAATGCGGTAGTGGTAGGAAACCCGGCAAGAGTGATAAAATGGAGAGATGAATTAGGGGTTTAATATGAAAAAGCCGTCTCTTTCAATAATAATTCCTACATATAAAAGAGAAAAATCGCTAATGAGAACATTAAAATCAATCGATAACTCGACATATAGAGACTTGGAGATTATAATTATAGATATGGGAAATTCTGCTAAGAAAATAAGGAAACTTATCAACGTAGAATTAGTAGAATTGAGTGAAAAAATTAAGATAATAAAGGGACAAGAGGATATGTATGTCTCAGGTGCTATGAATGAGGGTATTCAGCATGCAAATGGCGATTACATTTTGATTTGTGCAGATGATGTAGTATTGAAAAAAGATACAATTCAGAAGCTTGTAGATGTTTTACTAAATCACGGTGAAATTGGGATAATCTGTCCGGTATGCTATTATCTAAAAGACCCAAATCGAATATGGTGGGCGGGTTCAAAAGTTAACATGTGGACAAGTAGAACGTATTTTTATGGAAGGGATTTACCTCTTCCCGATACCGAAATATTCAATACGGATTCATTCACGACTGTAGCATTAATTAGGAAAGAGTTATTTTACGATGAAGACGGTAAACTGTTTTTCGTTGATCAACAAGAGTTTCCAATACACAATGAGGAGGCAGATTTTTCATTTAGAGCTAAGATAAGAGGTTGGAGAGTCTGTGTAACAAAAAACGCTAAAGCTTATCATGATGTTCCACCACCTGAAGAGGAGAGCGATTTAGCAAGACTATTCCATGTCCATACAGAAAGGAGAGCGTATTACACAGCAAGAAACAGAATAATATTCCACAAAAAATACTCAAAATGGTGGCAGTTTTTGATTTTCATCTTGATTTTCAATTGGTTGTTTACACTATATTATTTGAGAGTGATTTTGCTAGGGTCTAAAAGACCATTTAAGGAGAGGTTAAGGATTGCAAAGGCTTATTTAAAAGGAGTTGCAGAGGGGATAAAATGGAGTATATAGATTCTATGAAAAATATACAGATCAAAAAAAGGCATCAAATTTTATACTCAGATGATTTTAAGACTCTCAAAAAAGTCCTAATTATAGGAAATTATGGTCCAGGAAATTTTGGAGATGAAGTCATGCTTGATGTGATTTTGGATCTTTTATCGAAGGAATGTAAGGTATATATACCCACTAGAAGTCCAGAAACGCTGAAAGAGTTACATCCAGACAGTAGAATAATACCATTATATTTTAAAAATATTTGGTATATTTTGAAAGAAGCTATTAAATGTGATGCCATTATCTTTGGAGGAGGAACTATATTTACTAAAGGAAGAGGGATAGGTATAGATCTCACATTAATTTTATCCTTACTATTAAAATTATCTATTAAAAAAAAGATTTATTTTTATGGAATAGGATATTCTGAAACTACTCCTCTTGGATTAAGAATTTTAGCTAAATTGCTTATGCAAAACGGCAATGTATTCGTAAGAGACAAAAAATCAAAGGACCTAATACTTAAGAAGGTTGGAATTAATCCATGCTTAATAAAGGATCTAACTTTTTATTGGAAGCCGCCAAAGGCTAAGCTACCTCCTGAAATAAAAAAAATAATAATAGAAAACAATAACGCTATTATTGTGGGTTTGTCCATAACTAAAGACTTATTTGAGTTTAAAAAAGAAAAAGAATTTGTAAAATTCCTAAATTACATAACTTCGAAATATAATATATTAATATTTGCTTTTATATTTAATCCAGAATTTAGGGGTAGAACTATTGGGTTATCTTCCGATCTATATTTATATAAGAAAATAAAAGAAGAACTCTACAAAAATATCAAATTTTACATACTACCATACTACCCACCACATGTACTATTCGAGGTCGTTAAGCATGTCGACATAATAATTGGGATGAGATATCATTCGCTAATATTAGCACATTTACATTCAAAACATATCATCGGAATAGCCGTATTTGATAAACAAGAAACGTTTCTTGTTGAACACAATTATCCATATATCAGATTAAATAAGTTAACAAGCGGAGATTTAATTAGAATTTTCGAGAAAGTGCTATCAACAATAAAAAGTGATCAAAAATGAAGATCGAAGATGATATATTTTTCATAATATTATTCGGTGTAATTTCTGCTATATTCATTAGAGATATTATAGTCTCAGGTGAAATAGTTAGCGATACTATATGGTATCTTTCACTGGAAAATTACATAAAGGCTGAGGGACACACGCTGTTTTTGTGGAATGACCAGCTAAGCGTAGCAAACCTTCCAGTAATATTCTCCTATCACATACCATTAATTATTATTGCAAAATGTCTTAATTTAAGCATTATTCAGTACGCAATCATTCAACTTTGGTTTGTTTACACCTTGTCAGGAATATGTATGTACATTTTGATAAAAAATGTCATACAATCAATACTTAGGAAGCCAAACGATAAAATATTGTCTGTAGCGTCATTTTTAGGAGGGTTATATTATTTAGCTAATCCCGCGTACACGCTCTCCTATGTTCTACGACCAGATAGGATTTTCTATT
Protein-coding regions in this window:
- a CDS encoding polysaccharide pyruvyl transferase family protein → MEYIDSMKNIQIKKRHQILYSDDFKTLKKVLIIGNYGPGNFGDEVMLDVILDLLSKECKVYIPTRSPETLKELHPDSRIIPLYFKNIWYILKEAIKCDAIIFGGGTIFTKGRGIGIDLTLILSLLLKLSIKKKIYFYGIGYSETTPLGLRILAKLLMQNGNVFVRDKKSKDLILKKVGINPCLIKDLTFYWKPPKAKLPPEIKKIIIENNNAIIVGLSITKDLFEFKKEKEFVKFLNYITSKYNILIFAFIFNPEFRGRTIGLSSDLYLYKKIKEELYKNIKFYILPYYPPHVLFEVVKHVDIIIGMRYHSLILAHLHSKHIIGIAVFDKQETFLVEHNYPYIRLNKLTSGDLIRIFEKVLSTIKSDQK
- a CDS encoding glycosyltransferase family 2 protein, with product MKKPSLSIIIPTYKREKSLMRTLKSIDNSTYRDLEIIIIDMGNSAKKIRKLINVELVELSEKIKIIKGQEDMYVSGAMNEGIQHANGDYILICADDVVLKKDTIQKLVDVLLNHGEIGIICPVCYYLKDPNRIWWAGSKVNMWTSRTYFYGRDLPLPDTEIFNTDSFTTVALIRKELFYDEDGKLFFVDQQEFPIHNEEADFSFRAKIRGWRVCVTKNAKAYHDVPPPEEESDLARLFHVHTERRAYYTARNRIIFHKKYSKWWQFLIFILIFNWLFTLYYLRVILLGSKRPFKERLRIAKAYLKGVAEGIKWSI